A stretch of the Perca flavescens isolate YP-PL-M2 chromosome 3, PFLA_1.0, whole genome shotgun sequence genome encodes the following:
- the cux1b gene encoding cut-like homeobox 1b codes for MEFSAAVRTSAEQKELILKLEHDLSTIQAMSSMPRPDADGSEVSNMENIPEPIKEASAMFAGSGVGPHPELPQGQMDSLLSIISSQRERFRSRNQELEAENRSMQQTMQALQNELDSLRADNIKLYEKIKFLQSYPGKAGGSDDTVMRYSSQYEERLDPFASFSKKERQRRYLSLSPWDKATLSLGRVILSNKVARTVAFFYTLFLHCLVFLVLYKTAWSESIGRDCSAFCAKKFSDHLHRFHENEQNL; via the exons ATGGAGTTTTCGGCTGCCGTGCGAACCAGTGCAGAGCAGAAGGAGCTTATCCTGAAGCTGGAGCACGACCTTAGCACCATCCAGGCCATGTCCTCCATGCCACGCCCCGATGCTGACGGGTCAGAGGTCAGCAACATGGAGAACATCCCAGAGCCAATCAAAGAGGCCTCTGCCATGTTTGCTG GTTCAGGCGTAGGCCCCCATCCGGAGCTTCCTCAAGGCCAGATGGACTCTCTGCTCTCCATCATCTCCAGCCAAAGGGAGAGGTTTCGCTCCCGCAATCAGGAGCTGGAAGCT GAGAATCGCTCCATGCAGCAGACCATGCAGGCACTGCAGAATGAGCTGGACAGCCTGAGAGCAGACAACATCAAACTCTACGAGAAAATCAAATTCCTGCAGAGCTATCCTGGcaaa GCTGGAGGTAGTGATGACACAGTGATGCGCTACTCCTCCCAGTACGAGGAGAGACTGGATCCGTTTGCCTCCTTCAGCAAGAAG GAGCGTCAGCGCCGATACCTGAGCCTCAGCCCCTGggataaagctactctgagccTG GGTCGTGTGATTCTCTCCAACAAGGTGGCCAGGACTGTTGCGTTCTTCTACACCCTGTTCCTGCATTGTTTGGTCTTCCTG gtGCTGTACAAGACTGCCTGGAGCGAGAGTATCGGCAGAGACTGCTCTGCCTTCTGCGCTAAAAA GTTCTCTGACCACCTCCACCGTTTCCATGAGAACGAACAAAACCTTTAA